A region of the Phaseolus vulgaris cultivar G19833 chromosome 11, P. vulgaris v2.0, whole genome shotgun sequence genome:
TTTTCATATGCATGTTTGAAGGAAGGACATTGCTACTAGTGACATTTTTTATCTAATAAACTTAGATTAATATCTTAGGTGGAAATTCATGTTTGAGATGACAAGTATTTATGATGTGATTAATTTACCACAATGTGTGCACAACCTGTTTGATGTTGTCCTTTTCCTCCATTATTTATTCCCTTTCCTTTAAGGAAAATTTTGTATCTCTTAAAAGAAGTTTTATTTCCACTATATGACTTATTAGAATAAGCAACAATCATTACTTTGGAGTTAGATATAAAATGAGTCAATATAGGAATGCTAAATTATCTTTCTTGTTGATTAATTAGGAAGGGGATCATTCAACATTATTTGGGATTCTACATGAGAATATTGATCATTCATACCCTTGAGGACATAAGTTACATAATCTTTCTCTATAAAATTTCTCATATATGGTATAACACCACAAGAATGAGCTTTGGAACACTTGCATTAAGGAATAAGTCTTAAATTCTCAAGTTCATCCTAAATTGTCTTCATCTCagtaaaatattcaaaaattatGAGAGATCATTCGTTGGACCAATACAAATATTCTCAAAGTTATGACTTTCTAAGACCTATCTCGAAGATCTTTTCACACATTTGAGGCTCGATCAATCCAATGAAttgatttcaaaatttatgTGAATATTGAGTGATGAAACCAAGAAATAACCATATTATTACAATACTCTTATACTCTATGAAGCAAATATGATTTCAATGGTGAATATGATTTTGTTCTTTACTACAACATTTTTGGCTTTAGGCAACACAAAATTTACAACAGGTATAAAATCATGGCCTAAACTGGAAAATACAACGATTTTTTAAATGTTGCTTAGGTTACAAATGTTTTTCCAATCTTATAAAATAAGTGTCATTGTACAAATCCAAGACTAATGTTgctaatattttaaagaaatataaagtATTGGTGTAAAATCAAAGTGGTTGTAGATTTCAAACAATAAGATTTTGATATAGGAAATCAATGCACAAATGATGGTTTAGATAAGTTGTGTGAAGTAGCTAATATTGAGCACTAATTCATTAAACCTTACACCCCTAACAAAGTGGTGtaagtgaaagaaaaaatatataagtataatAGAACTGAAAAGATATATGATTCATGAAATGGAGTTACCAAAGAGCTTATGGACAAAGACTATAAATATTATGACAGTATTGTTGAATAGACTACTTACAAGAGTTTTGCATAGaaaaaatccatttaaagtTGGTTTGGTTACTAACTAgatttacaaaatataaaattgtgttaTAACCTAAATAGTTTGAAGAAGTTGAGAATGATGAAAATTTGATAAATGTAATGAAGTAAGAGctaaagataattaaaaacaatGAGACTTGAGAGATAGTGGACAAGACTCAACACAAGAAATCTATATGAGTCAAATGGTGTATAGAACCAAACTTGATTAAGATGGTTCCATGAATAAATATAAGACCAGGTTGGGGTGAAAGAATGTGTCCTAATGTTTGTAGTGAATTTTCTATAAACATTTAATCTAGTTGCACACCCCAATTAAAATGTCACTTGCCTTGATTGTACATAAATGTTAGAAAAATgattagaattaaaatatatttttctaaatgaTTATTTTCAAGAGGAGAGCAAAGTAACTTGAGAAAATTCAGATCAATGGAGAGGAGGCTAAATTTtagaagttgaaaaaaaaaacttatatagtTTTAAGTAAGACCCAGTATattaagataaataataatCTTCATAGTCTTGTATTGGTCAAAAAGTTCAAGTGAAACTCATTATATGTGAAGTTggtaaatacaaatttaattattattgttgtctatATATTATTTACGTGTGACATGAAATGATGATAAACTCACAAAAGAGTTGAAAGTTGAAGTGATCAAagtatttgaaatataaaactttgatataatgaattttttttctaaggTATAAAGATGAAATAAGATCATAATGAaatcttcatttaaaaaaaaatcaagaaaaatactaaaaatgtTAATTAGAGAGATCACATATCACTACATCTCCAATAAACAAAGAAGAAATTTAGCAAGAATAATAAAATTGgtcaatttgataaaaaaaaacataacctCACTTGTGTCATTGTTATGtcaatataaaagaaaaattatatattaattcttACAAacgtctcacattctaaaaagaGGTGAATATCAATTGTACAAAttcttttttgaaaaataatctaaaattgagaaaaaatacCTTAATATTTTCATGAATCTTCTTTCTTTGTTTCTTGATCTCTTTTTCTTGTAAATGAACCTTCTCTTCTATCTGTGTGTCTTCTTCACTATCATCATTGATTATTTTAGGCtattcaaaacaaacaaaaaatatggaaaaaaatgatgaattattcaaaataatgaTCACTTTCAATCTTCCaacaataaatatctaaaatcttggtagctagttacatactaatttataaattattttataaattttattaataatagaaactcctttagatatcaataatttatttagtctctaaaatattatataatgtagtcaatatagtgactaattgaTTTTGTCTCTTaagttgatttttatttaatgattttcttatagtgaaactttcataaaattcaatattaatGTTACTAAGAAAAATGTTGGAGTAACTAATTAGTTGAGAAAGAGATACTTATACTATATAATGAATTTATCATGCCATATTGAACATGAAAGTATTAAACTTCAAAATAACACTTAATAGTCTAATTTATCTAGCAAACTTGTCAATAGATTCAAAATAACACTTAATAATCTAGTTTATCTAGCAAGTTAATAGACTCAAAATAGTAGTTATAATaaactttaatataattttaattttttatttaaatataacttaATCTTAAAACACCAACCATAGGAAAATAAGAGATGTCCCTACTTATGTTTGTATTGTAGTTTGGTTAGATACTAGGTGATGTGGAAATTTCTACCAACTAAGCCAATTCTTTTTATTGAGGTTGGTTAATGAAACATAAATCATAAACCCATTCTAATACAAAATTCTTATTACAATATcattaaaagagataaaaaaaaagagttacaAATGTAATTCATAAATGAGATCTCTAAGATAAATTGAATGGTTGAAATTTTCATGGTAACATAACAAGATTATACATTAACACCAAAATTTTATGGATGCAACAATAGGTTGAAAGAAATTAAGTAAATACTAACTcaaatttgttatatatatattttttttcattaatatttctttttgtttctCTCTATAGATAAGAGAGATCTTAGAAAAGTGTAGATAAGAGAGATCTTAGAAAAGTGTAGATAAAAGATATCTTAGGGGAGTTTTTGATTAGATTGTCTTATAAAATGATATTGATCATCAACATTTTTACAAATCTACATTTACATTTTATATCGTCGAATCCTAACTCTAATTCTAACATGTTTAGAATAAGTATAGTCTCACATCAGTTAGAACTAACATTCAATTACCTTTTATAAAATCTTACCATTCCTATTTTACAATCGGTTTCCCCCAAATTCGAATAGAAGATatcttcattatttttaataatgttgATCTCACATTCAAATATGCATAAATCCAAGTAAAGATCAAagcaacatataaaaaaaaatatatccattggaactatataaaaaaaattatatattaacacATCGAGATgtatttcaaaaattcaaatcttaaaaataacctaattaaatttatataaaatgaaaattaatttaaaccaATTTTAGTAAAGAGGAAAGAATTACCTTGTACGAAATGATTTCAGGTGTTTGTGGTGGAGTCAATGGTGGAATTATGATTTGACGATGATGGCGACGACGACGACGAAAGTACTTTatcctaaaaaaaattaagttaaatttaaagaacaaagaacaaagtgacataaaagaaaaataaagaaaaaagtgacactaaagaaaaataaagatgtATATGAGTACCCAAATCTTCTATCATTGCTTGCTTGATGAGCTTCCATTTTTAACCTCAAGAAAGGAGAGAAGAGAAACCTGAGCTTAAAACTTGggtaaagaagaaaaagacttttagtttttaatatagcaaaaatatttaatacaacattaattgaagagagaaaaataataaatatatctttttaattCAGGTAAGTTTAATTTGATCTTTTTAATGTTCTAATTAACTAATTCTTTGattaaaattattctaaaattaaatgatttttcaaagctatctctagtattaataaatatttttcttggtttttttatttttttactctcttataattaatatattagtaTAAATTGTTTATCAATTAGGAATTTGAATAGTCAAAGTAAGTTTCCAAAGTGTTgtttaattaagataaatttaACCTCTTAAGGAGCCTAAGACAATAATGAATTTTactatttctttttaaatttagaaaataatacattagGGGAAAATATGTGAAATTTTTTATTGGAGAAGATATTCTATATTATCTTTCATAAAACGgttcaagaaaaaaatgtattatttctGTAACCATtcaaatgatatatttttaaataattttattattactagcAGAACACATGTGTTATTATACATAtgtattcacattttttatttttattttattatacatatgtattcgcattttttatttttattattataggtatattattatatatgtatttcatattctttaaatattaaatatcactAAGAAAAAATAAGATAGACACATTTTCTCTCATCAGCTATGAATTTCAAcaaacaattttaataattaagttacaatgaaaaatatattaaataaattcaaatttataacacaatgaacataattttgatttgttactaatataaaactaaaaaagaagaatataataatgaaaagagaAGAAGACCTATATTGATTAATCAGAACAAAATAAATGAGAATGACATTGGTTCAATACAtgctacctactacctgttacatgttacttattacctgctacctgttatctGCTACTTATTATATGCTACCTATTATTTGTAACCTGTTATATTTGTTACCTATTACCTACTACATGTtacttgttacctgctaccGAATACATGTTACTTGTTACCTGTTACTTGCTACATGCTACCTTCTACTTGTTACATGTTACCTGCTATCTGTTACTTCTTACCTATTATCTGTTACCTGTTATTTGTTACCTACTACCTACTACGTACTACCTGCTATCTattacctactacctgctatctattacctactacctgctatctattacctgctacatgttacctgttacctgttacatgTTACTTGCTACGTGTTACATGTTACCTACTACCTGTTACATGTTACATGTTACTGTTACCTGGTACTTGTTACCTGCAACCTGGTATTTTCTACCTGTTACCTACTACgtgttacctgctacctattaccttctacttgctacctgctacctattaCTTGTTACTTGCTACCTACTACTTGTTACCTGTTACTTGTTATCTATTACCTGCTACCTCTTTACCTACTACCTACTACATGTTACCTCCTACCTACTACATGCCACTTGTTACCTGCTACTTGCAACCTATTACTTGTTACCTATTACTTGCTACCTATTACTTGCTACCTGGTACCTGTTACCTGGTACTTGTTACCTGGTACTTGTTACCTGGTACCTGTTACCTGATACATATTACCTGTgtcctgttacctgctacctgttacctgtgtACCCACTACCTGTTACCTACTACATGCGACATGCTACTTGTTACCtattacctgttacctgttacttgTTACCTATTATTTGTTACCTGTTACCCGCTAActgttgtttgttgtttgttatttgttacctgctacctactacctgccACCTGTTACATGTTACCCAGTACTTGATACCTACtacctattacctattacctgttacctgttacctgttacctgttacctgttacctgttacctgttacctgttacctgttacctgttacatgttacctgttacctgttacctgttacctgttacatgttacctgttacctgttacctgttacctgttacctgttacctgttacctgttacctgttacctgttacctgttacctgttacctgttacctgttacctgttacctgttacctgttacctgttacctgttacctgttacctgttacctgttacctgttacctgttacctgttacctgttacctgttaccagttacctgttacctgttacctgttacctgctacctgttacatgTTATCTGCTACGTGTTACATTTTACCTGCTACATGTTACACGTCACTGTTACCTGGTACTTGTTACCTGCAACTTGGTATttgctacctgttacctactacgtgttacctgctacctgctacctattaCTTCTTACTTGTTACctactacctgttacctgttacttgttacctattacctgctacctgttacctactACCTGTTACCTCCTACCTACTACATGTCACCTGTTACCCgctacctgctacctattacttgcaacctgttacctgctatctgttacctactacctgctacctgttacctccTACCTACTACATGTCATATGTTACCCGCTACTTGCTACatgttacctgcaacctgttacctgctacctattACTTGTTACCTggtacctgttacctgttacctgatACATATTACCTATGACCTGTttcctgctacctgctacctgctacttgttaCCTGTGTACCCACTACCTGTTACATGTTACTTGCTACATGTTACATGCTACATGTTACTTGTTACCTATTACCTGTTACATGTTACTTGTTACCTATTATTTGTTACCCGTTACCCTCTAACTGTTGTTTGTTATTTGTTACCTACTACCTACTACTTGTTACCTGTTACATGTTACCTAGTACTTGATACCTACtacctattacctattacctattacctattacctaCTACCTACTACTTGTTACCTGTTACATGTTACATGTTACCTAGTACTTGATACCTACtacctattacctattacctattacctattacctaCTACCTACTACTTGTTACCTGTTACATGTTACATGTTACCTAGTACTTGATACCTACtacctattacctattacctattacctattacctaCTACCTACTACTTGTTACCTGTTACATGTTACCTAGTACTTGATACCTACtacctattacctattacctattacctattacctattacctattacctattacctattacctattacctattacctattacctattacctattacctattacctattacctattacctattacctattacctattacctattacctattacctattacctattacctattacctattacctattacctattacctattacctattactattacctattacctattacctattactattacctattacctattacctattactattacctattacctattacctattactattacctattacctattacctattacctattacctattacctattacctattacctattacctattacctattactattacctattacctattacctattacctattacctattacctattacctattacctattacctattacctattacctattacctattacctattacctattacctattacctattacctattacctattacctattacctattacctattacctattacctattacctattacctattacctattacctattacctattacctattacctattacctattacctattacctattacctattacctattacctattacctattacctattacctattacctattacctattacctattacctattacctattacctattacctattacctattacctattacctattacctattacctattacctattacctattacctattacctattacctattacctattacctattacctattacctattacctattacctattacctattacctattacctattacctattacctattacctattacctattacctattacctgttacctgttacc
Encoded here:
- the LOC137809496 gene encoding uncharacterized protein, yielding MLLLPGTCYLQPGIFYLLPTTCYLLPITFYLLPATYYLLLATYYLLPVTCYLLPATSLPTTYYMLPPTYYMPLVTCYLQPITCYLLLATYYLLPGTCYLLPVTCYLLPATCYMLSATCYILPATCYTSLLPGTCYLQLGICYLLPTTCYLLPATYYFLLVTYYLLPVTCYLLPATCYLLPVTSYLLHVTCYPLPATYYLQPVTCYLLPTTCYLLPPTYYMSYVTRYLLHVTCNLLPATYYLLPGTCYLLPDTYYL